GCCAGGCCGGCTGTTCGGACCTCCAGGGAGAGCgcgagccccgccccgccccacgggCGCGGCTGCAGAAAGGGCCAtaaccccgccccccacccccttaggGATTTACGACTACGCCAAGCACGGCCCCGCCCTGGGCTCCCGGGACCAGGCAGCCGCCTGCCGCCCCGCTCACCTGGCTGGCGCCTTTGTTGGTGCCCATCTGCAGGCTGATCGTGGTCTGGTCGAAGGGCTTGTCGGTCTGCATCTTGGGGTCGTAGAGGTGCCTCCTGGTCCCGTAGGCGGTCATCCCTGCCTGGCTGGCGCACTTGTTGGTCCCCATCTTTGAAGTCAAAGAGCGAGATCAGCACCAGTCACCAGGCGTCACCGGCATCCCCGGCACAGACAAGGCTTTCTCTACTGCACAGGGGAGCcggtcccagcccctccctgtgccGGGGCCCAGCGATACGGAGTCTCCTCCGTCCCTTCCTCAAGTTCAAGGTGCCATGTGATAAAGGAGAGTCTCAAACAGTTAATTCCCTGGGTATAAAACCTCATCATTATAACCATATAAATAAACGGGCACaggaagggacagacagacaccagAAGTTACTACAGGGGCCACACGATGAAGAATCcacacttcccctgctaccccccaccccacccacccccggtACAGACAACCAGGACCGACAGGGACAGAACCACCTCAGGCCTCAGACTTTCCTCCTCCAGGTATGTTTTGCATAAAACAGGGCAGCAAACGCCAGGTGTGTCCTCAGGCAGCTCAACCTGGGTCACTACAGGCTCCACCAGAATCACCCCCACGTTCGTGGGAAAAGCACGTTTTGTCCCTCCAGCTCTCAGGCCCACTGGCCTGGGAGGCAGTGGACGAGGACCGTGAACCTGGCCCACTCGGAGGGGCAGGACGTGGCTCCCTTCCCCGGGGAGGGTGGCGGGGCTCCAGGACCAGCTGGCGGAGCAGCCAGGCTGCTGGTGAGGGCCGTGGTTCTGTGCCCTATCTTTTCCCTTCACAATAGGGGTTGAaggggaactttttttttctttactaaaagtaaaagcctgccctggctggcatagctcagtggactgagcgcgggctgcaaaccaaagtgtcgcaggttcgattcccagtcagggtgcatgcctgggttgcaggccacggcccccagcaaccacacattgatgtttctctctctctctctttctccctcccttccctctctaaagataaataaataaaatcttttaaaaaaagtaaaagcctgTTTGTTGGAAAAGGTTCAGAAAACATATAAGCGCAAAGGAGGGGAGTTGTCCTCACAATGGTTCCCTCCAGGCACCCGCTGTCGGCATGTGTGTGGGTCCTCCTGGCTGTCCCCCGTGTGCCTCTGTCCGTAACCCCCCCACGCAGGGAaacgccaccccacccccacccccgaatATGCAGGCGCATCTCCCGGCTGGACGCCGGGAAATCAGGTCTCCAGTTCTCTGCACCGAGACGGCTTTGTCCTGCACAGACTCCGCCAGAGAGGGGCGCCGTGCCCCCCACCGCACATGGGGCGCTCGGCCGCGGCGGCGTTGGGACACCCTCCAGGGGGCGAcgtgaaggggggtgggggagaacccGAGGGGGCGTTTCCCGGGAACTACAGCGGCGAACGTGAGCAGCGTCTGGCCGCTGTGCGGCGCGCCCCTAGCACGGGGGACTGTGGCGCTGAGGCTCTGTGAAGCCCCCCCGTTTGTAAGGGGGCGGCCACCGCGTCCTGCGGAGACAGCGGGGAAGTCCGCGGGCCGGCCGGCGGCTCCTCCTCCTGAGCGCCGCCACCACCTCCTGGGCCGCGCAGGGTCACGCACTGCGCAAACCACACACCCGCCCCCACACCTGCGCCACCGCGGGCTGCCCGCCCCTCACCGACGACGACAGACGCTGCGTCactgcatgggggggggggggctgagagGTCACGCCCCTGAGTGAGGGGCGGAGGGGCCGAGCGGCCCGCGGCACCTACCTGCAGACCGATGACGCTCTGGCCGGCTTTCAACTTGCCCTCGTCGAAGCGCCGAGTCTGCTTCTCCGCGTATTTCACGCCGAGGTCGATGGTGGTGTGGAAGCCCTTGGTTTTGGCCTGGACGGAAACACGCAGGCTCACCGCGTGCGGGCACTGCTCCGCGGAGCCCGTGCCGGCCGAGGCTCACGGGAGGAGCAGCGGCAGGGACAGGACCCGGCCGAGAGGCGGACACCGTGGGCGGGGCCGTTGTCCCCCCAGATGCACGGCCCCTCTGCCGCGTGCGCCGTCCTGCCCGAGGCCCCAGATGCCCGCAGCCCGTCCCCAAGGCTGGCGGTCCCGGAGGGGACGGGCCCCGCCGCCAGCCTGACCTCCTGGGGGACAGCAGGGGCGTGAGGAACGCACCAGACCGGCCAGGGCCACCAGTGTCGTCTGGACCTGGGTCATGTTCCCGTTCTCAAACAGGTCGTTGGCCTCGAAGATGTCGTGGGGCTTCATGCCGTAGGCCTGGATGGCTTTGATGAAGTTGCCGATGTTCTccagctgtgggcagggagagagTCACGTGACGTCCAGGGCCGGACGGGGACCTTCCTGGTACCTGCATCCTCAGGGCCCACGGCTAGTTACAAGACGCCAGGCAGGGTGGCTGCCGGGCAGGGACCCCTGaccacacgcacgcacgcaggcAGCTCTCCGGGAAGGGCCCGAGGGAGACGCAGGAGCCCTGGCGGTGGTCTCTCTGAGTTCAAGGGCGGGGCCTGCCTTGCCCGCCTGCGGGAATTGTGTGCCAGCTGTCGGGGGCTGGCAGCTCCTTTGTGGAAATGGATGTAATACTCGACCCAGTTATTTGTTATGTTTTAGTTTGAATTTAAGCACAAACTTGTGGTTGCTCCATGCTTCTTGGGTCACATCCCAAAACACGCACCCCAGGCTGACCTGCGTGGTGTCACCCGACCTCGTGAGCCCATGACCCAAGCCCGAGCTTCCTGCGGAGTGAGGGGCGCGGCCCCCCGTGAGCCCTCGGGTGACAGTCCTCGCTCTCCCCCTCGCTGGCCCTCACGGTCTAGGGTGTATGTCCCCGTGTGAACTTGTGAAAGCGCCTCAGACTGAACAGAAGGATAGAAACTTCTGGGCTCCACCTCCGCCAGCCAGAGAAGGCCTTCTGAGCGACTACGGAGGCAGCGAAAACACGGCACGGCGACCCCAGGAACGGGCCCGGCTCCCGCTGGAACGTTCCTCTGAAACACGGGTGGAGTCCCCCGTCTGGTCTCGGGAACAGCAGctgaaggtggggggagggggggggcgttACCTGCGGCCAGTTGAGGGAGGACTCGTTGACCTTCCGCACGGAGCCCGGCTGCAGCTTGTTGATGAGTCTGGAAGGGAAAGCGCGACGGCTACTCACTGGCCACTCGGGGACACGGGCCAGTGGGGACAAGCCAGGCCCCCGCAGCCAGTCGAGGAGGCGGGACAAGGACGGCTGacatgcaggtgggaggggccccgCGGACTCACTCGCAGAGGATGATGCCGTCCTTCAGGCCCAGCTGGAAGCTGGGGCCGATGCTCATGCCGGTCACCTCCTCGATCCAGCCGCGCAGGTCCTCCTCCGCCTGGTGGTCGTACTTGGACGCGATCTGCAACACGGGAGGGGGGCCCGCTGTGACGGCCGCAGGGACTGCGGCCGCGACACGCAGCGGCCACCTGCGTCAAGGGCCCCGGCCGGGCGGACGCCCTCTGAAGCCTCGGTGGCTCAGAACCACGTCTCCGGGCGGGTGGGTGTTACTCCAGCACCGAGCAGCTCGCGGCCAGGCCGTGGGGCCCAGGAGGGGAAAACAGGCCCCAGAGGACAGTCCCGCCCCCCGCAGGCGGGCGGCGAACAGGGCTCTGCGCTCGTCACAGGGTGGCACCGGCCACGGCGCCGCTGGGGGAGAGTCCCTGAGTGCCACGCTGCAGACGGAGGAGGCGGGGCTGCGACCCACCGCATCGTGCCCGCCCGAGACGCGTCACTCCCACTGCCCGCTGCGTCTCTCGCTGCGACTCGCACACCCCTCACTGCTGGTCACGTCCAGCTCCGGCCACGCGGTGTGTCCTAGCACGCTCCTCACAGGAGCCACGCCGCACCCTCCGGGCACCCGAACATTCCACGGAAGCCCAAGACAACCCCTTGTTCCCTGACTGAGTCCTGTGCGGCGAGGGCGCCTCCCCAACCCAGACGGGGTGCTGTCCCCCCTGCCAGGACACCGCGGGCTCTGAGAGACCCCTGTGTGTGGGGCCGGAACCTCAGTTGAAAAAACCAGCGGCACGGAATACCGTTGAAAGCCACACATTCACGTTCCTGGGCGACTCCTCGTCCCCAGGGCCTGAGAGCGGCTGGTCTGCCGGTTGCTAAGGAGACCACAGTGAGGCCGGAGGCCAGTCGTGTCCTGGGCCTTCCTATGGGCACTGCCATGCCCCACGTGGACAGCGAGGGCCCAGGGCCGGCCAGCGCCGGCGGTGGCCTCGGTCACAGTGTGGATGAAAAGGACTTGGAAAGTTTGCTGCCACAGAACACGATCACAGGCCCTTGGAGTTCCAGTGGCACCGTCCCTCCCACGGGCACTCCCGCTCGGCCCCCACAGAGAGCAGACgaccctgagccctggctggggtcctGGGCACTCCCGCCCCCCCAAGTCAGAgaagcagccccgccccctggagAGAAAAACAGATCCTTTGTTTACAGATCACAAAGCAGAAATTCGGTGAGCTTATGTTTCACATCAAGACAGCTGACGCTGCCGTGTGCCCGGATCGGATTTCGGCCCGAGGTCACGCGCAGTGGAAGGCGGGAGCCCGGTGCGTGATTtcctggcccctggggccccgTCCCTCAACACACACCCCCTCTGGCCTCCTGCCCGGTTGGGCCGGTGTGCCGGAAGGTTCTGCTGCACAGGACAGGGCAGCCCCCCGCGCAGGAAGGAGCCCCCACTGCCGTTCCCTGCGCACGCGACTCCCGCACACAGTCTGGGGGGGGGTgcgccccctcctcaccccccaccacatCGGCCTCCTGCGGCACCTTCAGAAACAAAATGTGTGCGCAGTGAGTTGGTAGGAAAAGACTTAATACCTGACTGTGTTTTCACACTGGAGTCTGGTTACAAGTGGCCAGAAAGAGAAATTCTCTGTctaaatgggggtggggaggcggaggGAAGGAACCAGGCGGAGGAGAGAGGCcggaccccctgccccccaggcatGCCAGGCAGCTGAGCTTTTCCCACAGCGTTTGCAAGGACGAGGCGCGTGTCGGGGGCTCAGCCCTCGGCTGTACAGCGGCCCCACCGGTTCGCTCGGGGGCGTGGGTGACCTCGCCACCCTGGGACCCGCTTCCTGTCTGCACAACAGGAAAGCCGGGGCCGGAGAGCAGAGCCGCTTCCTATCCCGGCCGGCCGTGTAAACAACGTCCTCGGCGCACAGGAGAGCCACACCGGAGGGCTCTGGGgtgtctgtgggggcgggggcggtaaCTCTCGGCCAAAGGACACCCACTGTTATGCAACCAAGCACATAAAAGTGCATTCACGATTCCTTTGTTCAACGTGTGAAAAATTCCACGCCGTGCCCACACCACGGGGGGGGGGTTACAGAGCTGACTCGGAAACCCCTGCCAGATGGCGGAGAGGGAGCCACACCTTCTCCGTGGCCCGGTCTCCTCCGGGGGCCGGGGTTCaggccttccttcccccaccaccGGGGCAGCGGGGCGGGGCGCTGGACAGCTGGCCCTGGGCACGGCTCGGGCGCGGATCGAACTGGAACAGACCGGCCAGCTCGCAGGCAGAGCTCCAACCGAGGGGCTTCCGCACCCGAAACTGCTGACGTTTGCCCAGTAAGTGAGCTCTCTGCCGTCAGGCTTGGTAAGTAGAATTCAAGACTTAggaatgtgtctttttaaaaaaaaagtttaaaaggaaaaagaaaacctcatgaAATCATCCAGGAAAACATCTACTTCGAACGGCCCCTTGGCCCCCGCCCGCGGCTGTGCTGTCGGGGGGACGCAGCAGCACCCAGGCCGCCTCCGAAAGCAGGTCAGCGCGTGGTCACACCAGGGTCACGCGCTCCAGGGACTCGGGTCTCTTTTCAAGTGTCCGGGACACACACCTTTCATGATCAAGGAACGGGGAGCAAGTCGGGCGGTGTCAGAGGGAAGCTTCAGCAAATGCAGCTCGCCCAGTGTTCTCGCCCGAGAAGCTCATCGGAACGTCGGACACTGGCCGGCGGGTTCCTCCTCGCAACGGGGGGGGGTCGGCTCCAGTTCCCCTTGTTCCGCTGCCGGGAAGGTTCACTCTCACCAGCTCAAACACCGCTCTTGCGGCCTGTGTGTGAGACCAGCTCCTTCCCTGCTCCAGGACGTGGTGTGTCACAGCACCCGGCCTTCCCGGCGCCTCGCAGCCCCCCACGCCCAGGCTCCCCACGCGGGGCTGGCCCACCCTTCCTGTCCGGCGCCCCCAGACACCCCTGCTTGATGGCACTGCCCCTGGAGGCCCCCCGCAGCTTGGCAGCATCCTCCCGGCCAAACACACTCGAAGGGCAGAGGATCCTGTTCCGTGAGACAAGGTGCGTCAGACGGGCCAGGGCAGGAGCCGCGTGACCACGCTCACACACGGGACGCAGAGCAGACACTGGGTGAATGACCAGACCACAGGAcggtgatgggggaggggaggctgacgAGGGGGGAGGGTCCCGCACACAGTGGCGGGAGGAGACCGGGCCTTGCGTGGGGGCCGCACAGCGCCATGTGCGGATGGCATGTTGCGGGCATGTACACCCGAAGGCTTGTGTAATGTCTCAGCCAATGTCACACTAATAAATCCAGTTGataaaagaaggcaagaaaataaagacCAGGAAAGGAGCACCCAGGGCACCTGATCGGGGGACAGTGCTCCCTGCCCATTCCCTGCGCCCCGCCGGTGCCCCACCCGCACCccacgccctgccctgccctgccctggcagccTCCAGGGCTTTTGTCCGCCTCCTGGTTCCGGTCCGGTGGCTTCAGCCTCCTGGCCTCCCACTCGGTCCCCAGAGGAGCTCAGAGCCCCAGCCTGGagccccccgccctcctcccagaTGCCTGGAGTCCCCCCCACGGGCTGAATAGCACGCTCAAGTCCGTGGTCGGAGCGGGCGGAGCACTGGGGGGCTGCACCCCGGGGCGAGGAGACCCTCCCAGCAGAGTCTGCTCCCCTATGGTCGGTGGGGGGTCGGGCAGGTAGTGGCCCGatgatgcggggggggggggggcccacagcCCACCCCCAGAAGGGAGCCCGCAGGTGGGGGGCACGGCCCGGCCGCCGGCCACACCGAGGGCCCCGTTGGGGGCAGGTAGCGAGCGAGGGAAGCCCGTGTCCACGGCCACCTGGACGGGTGACCCGGCCCGAAAGCAGAGAGACGGAATGAGGTGGAGAGACATTTGCCCTCAACAAAGAGCCCAGGCGGGTGCTGGCACCAGCAGGAGACCGGCGGGCAGGTGGGGGCCGGAGAGGACACGCCAGGGCCTTCCCCTCGTGTCCTCCTCCCGAGTGGTCATCCCTCTTGGTCCTGAAACGTGgccgcccccggcccctccccgacCTTCACAAGGAGGGGTCACAGCAGCAGCGGTCACACGCTCTGAAGTCAAACAAATGTCGACACTCCCAAACCGTGTGACCCAGCTCGGTAACTCAACCCTGACCCCATTTCTCGCAGGTCGTCGCCTGCCCTCCAAGGCCACGGTGAGGTGGTGCCCGGGGCCGCGGCCAAGGCGGCCGGTCCCAGTGCCCGAGGCGCAGCACCGTCCGTGCCCCGCGCCGGTGTCTGCCCCAGTGCCACGGGCAAGGCTTCGGTCCCCGGACGCCTCTGCCGCCGTTCAGTTCAGTTCAGTGTTCGCGGCTGAGCGTGCAGGTCTCGCTGCAGGCGGGCTCGCCACGGCCgcggccccggcccccaccccagggccctcccacccGCCTCGTGGTCACAGcggtccctgcccctccctccggcGAGAATGCCCTCGTGTGCCCATCTGCATTCTTGTTCAGGTGACCACGGGGCTGTACCTCGTCAGGGCCGGGTGGGGACTGCGGGGAAAACCACTTTCTGTTTGGGACAGTGACGGCCCCAGGGTCACCGCGGGGCCGGGGACTCACACACACGAGCCCAACCCAACGGGAGGGCACTGCCGAGGGGGGGCGGAGTTTGCCCCCCCAAACACGCCTCCTGGGCTGTGGAGTGTCTTAGGcgggttatttttaagaaacgaAAGACTGGGGAGGAAGCACCCCAGACCTTTGACCTCCCCCCAACGGCCTGGCAGACGAGGCAGAGAACCTGCTCCCGGAAGAGCCGTCACAGCTGAACGTGGCTGAGCACCGCGGGCCGGGAGGGGCCCAGAAGGCCCGTCCGGTCGAAGTCCTCCCGGGGCCCCGCAGTGGTGCGGCGGTGGGCGGTCCAGCAGACGCGTGCACCCAGCGTGGGCCTCCTGGTCTCCCTGCGAACCGTCCTCCTCCCCTCGGAGGCCCAGGCCTCGGCCGGCCCCTGCTCCTCCACTTGAGGCGGGCCCGGCCTCCACGCTGACCTGCCCCGGCCCCTGGGTCCGACGGCGCCAGCACACACGTGACGCGCTGGGTCTCGGCCCTGGGAATGTCTCCGGCTGCCTgggtgcccagcccagccagcaCTCGGACGGCGGGGAGGAGCTGTGGGaagtcaccccccacccccaggccgaACGGGGCACTGCCCGGGGGCGTTTTAAAGCCCAGCCTTTCTCTCTGGTGGAGGGGCCGGCCGGCGGGGGCAgcacagtgcccccccccccaaacggGTGCCGTGAAGCAAAGGGCAAGTCCCGGGCTTGGTGTGCGAACGCTGGGGAACTGAAGCCTAGGAGCTGATCCAGGGCGTGAGGCAGAAGGCGTAACTAACCCACGTTACGGCAGGAAAAATGCAGAACCAACAGGACACGGATTCTGTGCTGACCCAGTGAGTGACCTTCCCACTGCGAAGGTCAGAGCACACACAGTGCGAAGTGGGTCCTGAACAAGGAGGGAGTCGGCACGCAGGCCGGACTCCGGGAAGAGTCCGGACCGGGAAATGAGGATCAACCCAGACACGCAAATTCAACGGCTCGGGAACCAGGAGGgggccccatcccccacctctcccctcctgccccacccagaaGCCCGGGGCCTCCGCTGTCCGCCCAAGACCCCGCGGTGACGCTGGAGTGGACGCCCGGGAGCCCGTGCGGCACCTGGGGGGGTCGGGACAGCCACGACTAGGAGCCGGCACAGGCGCGCAAGCACACCTGGACTGCCTGCCTGCGGCtcccgggcgggggcggggcaggtgttACTCATTGCTGTGCCCTGAGAGCCCATGCCTGGCGCAGGTGGGAACTCAGCACAACCACGAACTTTTCACGCCCTAATCATGTTGCCAGAGCAGGAGGGTGCCACAGGTGGGAAGGCCTCCCGGGTCAGGGACAGGCCCCGTGTCTGAGCGCCACCGGCTCTCCCGGGCGGTGCACCCCCTTCATCCACCGAATCCACCAACCCGGGGATCCCAGCGGGATGGCCGAGCCCGGGCCCGCTCCAGCCTCTGATGAGAGCCCCCTTTGTCCACGGTGCCCGGAGCTCATCGGGGTAACCCTAGAAGCAGCCGGGCAGGGGGGGGCCGACCCCGCCCTGCTCTGACCACGTCAACCAGGCGCACCTGCTGCCGCACACCTGGGGCTCGGATTCCCGTCCGATCTCCCGTTCCCCGGTTCTGGGAGGCGAGGACCTGGGGACGCCCAGGCGGGCGTCCTGAACGGGTGGGAAGCGAAACTCAACAGTTACAGACACATCCGGGTTTTGAACGACCCTCCCTTGAACGAGCACGTTATTTGGGGTGACGTGCGAGGTCCTGCCCCGGAGCTCCAGGGCCAACTAGTGGTGTGGGCTCCGTgagccgggggcagggggagcggaTGCCCCCTCGTGTGCACAGGTGTGCAAACCTTTGTAAGACACGACTGCTCGCCTCACGCGTGTGATCGCAGCAGTCCCGGGAGGGGACGGGGAGAGGGTGGCGGGTGCGATGGGCGTGACGGGCCCGTGAACCACGAAGCGGCAGGCAGTGCCCTCGCCCGGGAGAGCGCCCGGGAGAGCGAGGCTCGGAACCCGCCGTCTGCCTGCGCAGGGCGCCCCCCCACCCGGGTCATCAGACGCCGGCGCGAGCTCCCGACCCCACCGAGCCCTGgacatgggggggagggggggcagcgtGTCCGTGGCCGGGAAGGATAGTGTCGCTGCTCGGTCTTTCTAAAAGTGAGAGCCCGCCTCGTGAGGCGCACACGGGATGCGGTGCCGGACACTCGCCGTTCGAGACCTTCGCGAGACTAAAAGGGGTTTGGGCTCCCTTGGTGTTCGTGGGGGCCGTGGGGAACAGGTGCGGTCACCCACAAGCCACCGCGTCCCCCACAGAGCCCGCCGCGGGCAGGGCGTGCGTGGAGTGGGGCCGGGAAGCGGCCGCAGGTGGGCAGGTCTCCTTAGAAAACAGCGCACACCTGTTCCCTGTTCCCAGCTCCCGGGCCAGCGGAAGCCTGGACGAGCCGCACGCACCCTCCACACGTCACACGTGCACTCCACGCCTCCCACATGGGCCCCACGTTTCCCCGACCGGGCAGCGACGTGGGCACACACCAGCGGGAGAGAGCGCCCTGCACAAAGGTCCCTGGCGACGAGGCTCCGCAGGCGGGCCACAGGTGCCCAGCAGGGCCACACAagcccctcccagcacccttTCCGGCCCCAGGCGCAGGGGTGAGGCTCGCAGAGCCGGGCCTGGCCGTCTCCTGCCCCTGCCGCCACCCCGTCGGGCCCCAGCGGCTCCGTGGGGAGAGGAACAGGACGCTGGCCACAGACCAGGTGTCTGAGCCATGGgcccctctgtctcctgcccaaGCCCGTGTTTGGgagacccccccccacacacaccagcgCCCTCCCTGGTCAGCCTCGTCTCCTTCCTCTTGAAaagcgcccccccaccccacgcctggCCTCAAGTTCAGTGTCTAGGAGCACTCGTCCTGTCTCTGCTGGGCCGGCCGCGCCTCTGCAGGCCCAGACGGAACTCCTCGGTCAGACTCAACGTTGGGGAAATCAGTCCCTTGACCCGACCTCACAGCCGTTGTGACGAGAGATCGTTGGGTGCCGCCTGCCCTTCCTGCTTTAAAGATGACTTACGTTACCAAATAGTGAGAGGGgtgtccctgcccaccccccacctggggGGCGCAGCTGGCAGAGGGGGTCCTGCGGTCCCTGCGGTCCCTGACCCAGGACTGGATAGTGAGGAACTGAACCAAGACACCTGGGGCTGGACAAGGCGGTGTGACATAGTTTTGTTCTGACCCCGAGAGCTCTCCCTGCAGGGGCCGATCTCCCATGGGTGGGAATCTCAGCTGGCCGAGTTTTCAGACAGCAATCTGGTCACACCTGTGACACGCCAATGTCAGGTCACAAGGGACACACTCTGACCCACCCGCACTTTCTAAAGAGATGCCCAGTGGCTGTGACCCTGTTTCTCCGCGAGTCACGGGGTTGGATGGTGTCCAGAGCTGCCcccgtgggtgggtgggtggggacaaGTGTCAGAGGACACTTTCAGTTTACTTTTATGTCTTGGTGCTGTGTGTCTTCTTCCCAGCACAGGTTTCACTCACGAAACGGGGACAGAGACGAGGCCTCCTGGGCGAGGGTGACGGCACCCCGAGGTGGGTGTGCCGCCCGCcagtccccaggccccagcaggaACACCCTGGGGCACaggtgcgccccccccccccccccgtggatGGTCCCCGCCCCTGGCCCGACGGGGCTGTGTCCGCAGCTCACCACAGACAGCACGGGGCCCCTGGCCCGGACAGCGGGTCCCGGCTGTGCAGGGAGGGGATCGGGACGGCACCGTGGTAGCTTCCCGTCGGGTCCTCCCGCCTCACAGAGAAGCATGGGCGCGCCAGGGGCACCGGCTGCGCTGCCTCCCACCGACCCCCTCGAGGGAGCTGCAGCGCCCCCCGGGGAGAACGCCCCACCGGCCCGGGGCCTGCAGCCTCAGGTCGGCCCCCAAGTTCACAGTGAGACACCGGCAGCGATGTCTCGGACCAAACGCCTCCACCCTCCTGCCGGCCCTTAGAAGCAGCCTCCGGCCACGAGCACGCTTCAGAAGGTGCTGGAAGAGGGCTGGGCTGCGAGGA
This portion of the Phyllostomus discolor isolate MPI-MPIP mPhyDis1 chromosome 14, mPhyDis1.pri.v3, whole genome shotgun sequence genome encodes:
- the CNN3 gene encoding calponin-3, translated to MTHFNKGPSYGLSAEVKNKIASKYDHQAEEDLRGWIEEVTGMSIGPSFQLGLKDGIILCELINKLQPGSVRKVNESSLNWPQLENIGNFIKAIQAYGMKPHDIFEANDLFENGNMTQVQTTLVALAGLAKTKGFHTTIDLGVKYAEKQTRRFDEGKLKAGQSVIGLQMGTNKCASQAGMTAYGTRRHLYDPKMQTDKPFDQTTISLQMGTNKGASQAGMPAPGTRRDIYDQKLTLQPADSSTISLQMGTNKVASQKGMSVYGLGRQVYDPKYCAAPTEPVIHNGSQGTGTNGSEISDSDYQAEYPDEYPGEYPDDYPREYPYGDQGVDY